Below is a window of Phormidium ambiguum IAM M-71 DNA.
AAAGCATTAACACTATCATCCCTGACTACCTGAAAAGTATAAGGAAGATCTGGACGCTCGCTCGCAGCCGCCAACCGTTGCCCAATTTGAGCCACATATTGATTAATTCGCGCATTGCGGTACAACCTAAGCTGACTTCCCACTAATTGATCGTTAATCTGGTTTCCTAGTTGTACCTCTTGGCGATCGGAAATATTAGACAATTGCAAAATCTGAATACCCTGAAACAGCAACCTATCCCAAGGCAGTGCTTTCGCAGGATGTGACATTGGGGAGACAATCAAACCCAAAGCCACCATCACAGAAACTAAAGGATAAAACCAACGACGACGTTCACGATAACTCATCACAGAAAAAAGATTAAACATAACTAAATCGCCCTGAGAGTAGCAACTAAATCAGCAACCTTGACAAAAAACCCAAAGAAATAGAAATTGATTGCGATCGAGACATTGCAGTATCCTTAGAAAACTAAAAACTCACTGAAAAAATACATTTACCAGCAAGTTAGCCCTAAAATTGCAACCCCTCGTTTAACAGAGACGCAACTACCCTAATTTAGGTTGCCCAATTTTTAGTCTTCCCCAAAACACAGGTTAAAAAATCTGTCGATCGTGTTATAAATCGCTTTTAGTTAGTTGGCAATTTCAATTATTCTGGATCACTCCTCATGAAAATTTTGGACTCACAAGGTCGCATCCTCGGTAAATTCAGCATCCTCGACTTAGGTGCAGCCCTAGTCATCCTACTAGTAATAGTCGGCATATTCTTCTTCCCCGGCACATCCGGTTCCCTAGCCCAAGTCGGAGTCCCCACCAAACCCGTAGAAGTAGACGTAGTAGTAAGAGGATTGAGCATTCGCCAACCACAAAACCTATTAAAAGAATTTCAGACCAAAAAGAAAACCAACGTCATCATCCGTAACCAACCCTACGGACAAGTCGATGTCAAAGCCGTCAGAGAACTCCCCAGAACCATAATCGTTCCCCAACCTGATGGCACAGCCAAAGCAGTCCTCGACCCCCGACAAGATAACTTCAGCACCGATATGCTAATCACCCTAACTGGAAAAGCCCAAATCACCAAAAACGGCCCAGTCTTAGGCAACAGCAAACTCAAAGTCGGTACACCAGTCGAATTAGAAGGCTTCGACTACAACTTCAACGCCAGCGTCATCGACGTGCGAGTTAAGTATTAAAGGCAGAAGGCAGAAGGCAGAAGGCAGAAGGGAAGAAAGGGAAGAAAGGGGAAAGGTTAAAGAATATAGGACTTACGCAAAGCCTCTATCCGTAGGGTGCGTATAGCCTACGGCATTCAAGAAAAGTGCTAACGTAACGCACCATTCCACTATATGTAGTGTCAGTGCGTAAGTCCTAGAATAAATATTTTCTCCTTGTCCCCTTCTCCCCAGTCACTCTAATTTCATCGCCCCCAAATACTTAGTCAAATAAGGCGAAAAAACCTCATAAATTAGCGTCAATGGCTCTCCATGATGCCAAAACAAATAATGGCGACCCCAAAAAGGCCCCGGAAAGCCAAAAGCTGACTCTAACGCCGCCGAATTTCCGTAGTAAATTCCTTGGACATCTCGATATAACTCAGTTCTCAACCGTTCCAAACTCGCCCAAATCGGCAAAGAACGATTTTGCAAATACTCATCCACATGGCTAGCTTCCCACCAGGAACAAGCATAAGCTAACCTTTGTCCAGAAGCAGTTCTCAGCCAAACCTGTCGCCGAACTCTTGGCCCAGGTACTACCTGCATTTGCTCAGGTGCATTATCCAGGTGCATCCCAATGGCAGACATATCGATCAAATCTACTTCTGTCTTTTCACCAGTCAGTAGTTGCAAGTGGCGCGTCGGTGAACCATCTCCCAACAAAAACATTTGCCAGGTTGGTGCTAGCTGGGAGTGAGGCAACCCATTTTCAATACAAGTTTCTCCTCCCTGCCAAAGCAGGGAAAGTGCGTGCCAAGAGGATGGCAATATCAGCGTTTCGGAGCTTT
It encodes the following:
- a CDS encoding DUF4330 domain-containing protein, with product MKILDSQGRILGKFSILDLGAALVILLVIVGIFFFPGTSGSLAQVGVPTKPVEVDVVVRGLSIRQPQNLLKEFQTKKKTNVIIRNQPYGQVDVKAVRELPRTIIVPQPDGTAKAVLDPRQDNFSTDMLITLTGKAQITKNGPVLGNSKLKVGTPVELEGFDYNFNASVIDVRVKY
- a CDS encoding chorismate lyase: MTATFKSSETLILPSSWHALSLLWQGGETCIENGLPHSQLAPTWQMFLLGDGSPTRHLQLLTGEKTEVDLIDMSAIGMHLDNAPEQMQVVPGPRVRRQVWLRTASGQRLAYACSWWEASHVDEYLQNRSLPIWASLERLRTELYRDVQGIYYGNSAALESAFGFPGPFWGRHYLFWHHGEPLTLIYEVFSPYLTKYLGAMKLE